In one window of Henckelia pumila isolate YLH828 chromosome 1, ASM3356847v2, whole genome shotgun sequence DNA:
- the LOC140873994 gene encoding uncharacterized protein, with the protein MGTRRRLDMNTPPIIPTTETPPVMTPPVVQMDDTITPMEAFLKRFQYFMPPYLNGKENPVDCESWLEDIDQLFESLDYSDDRRTRLVIHQLQGVAKSWWMTIKRAKENKGTAITWALFRADFYKRFFSVFYRKDKGAEFANLRQGSMSIEDYVAKFESLLRFAPHISDNEEAKADQFINGLHPDIFTLVNTRRPDNFSDAMDQAKGAEAGLMWKRENQYQPQKQQHRQY; encoded by the coding sequence atgggtactcgaagaaggCTAGACATGAATACTCCACCGATTATTCCTACGACAGAAACTCCTCCGGTTATGACTCCTCCGGTGGTACAGATGGATGACACGATCACGCCTATGGAAGCCTttctgaagaggttccaatatTTTATGCCGCCGTATTTGAATGGGAAGGAAAATCCGGTCgattgcgagagttggttggaagatattgatcagctctttGAGTCGCTTGACTACTCGGATGACCGCAGAACGAGACTGGTAATTCATCAACTTCAGGGAgtggcaaagagttggtggatgacTATCAAAAGAGCCAAAGAGAATAAAGGTACGGCAATTACTTGGGCACTTTTTAGAGCAGATTTCTATAAGAGATTCTTTTCAGTTTTCTATCGAAAGGATAAAGGtgccgagtttgcaaatttgaggcAAGGTAGTATGAGTATCGAGGACTATGTTGCGAAGTTTGAAAGTTTATTGAGGTTCGCTCCGCATATTTCCGACAATGAGGAGGCAAAagcagaccagttcattaatggtttgcaCCCTGACATCTTTACTCTGGTGAATACTAGGAGGCCAGATAACTTTTCTGATGCaatggatcaggcaaagggagcagaagcgggACTGATGTGGAAGAGGGAGAATCAGTACCAGCCTCAAAAGCAACAACATAGGCAGTATTAG